A stretch of the Zeugodacus cucurbitae isolate PBARC_wt_2022May chromosome 6, idZeuCucr1.2, whole genome shotgun sequence genome encodes the following:
- the LOC105221368 gene encoding uncharacterized protein LOC105221368 isoform X14 — protein sequence MTFSRKKVLTLCVCTLLALISFPGYVDCANKKGSQAAAAPPPAPIEPEAVIEEVNAKQLEKLLTDKDYVAVFWYARSCVTCDKVLAELEKIDDDTDSFGVDFVKINDKRLAKQYGIKNFPALTYFREKEPIIYDGDLMDEEGVLDFLTSLEAMDLPDRIEEVNAKILLKIIEDTDFVAVLFYDKDQKKSQKVLAELENIDDECDQNDIAFVKIDDDNEAKEWGIDEIPSIVFFERGIPHIYEGDLMKEDELLGWLVHQKRHSEIPEVTDEMKDKLVENTEHLAVIFYDKDDKQDIRVLNELENIDDELEKEGIVIVRIDNAAEAKEYGLDHLPALIYFENKIPALYEGDLMNEDEVLEWLIVQKRTATIEEVTDEILVDLINDHEYVVVFFTGPCEPGEKCDKTLNALESIDDELDEAGIIFVTTEDTNIAKKHNIKSYPQLVFFRNRDPLVFTGDLDDEDEVLAWITDEDTLEIPGKIEEVNTKMLDKILSENDHVVVFFYREGDKRAQKILNELENIDDECEEKDIDFVKTSDPDVDKEYDLASLPALAFYRHKFRTIYDGDLMKEEEILDWVIDLHESTADVIESVDRKTLQVLINDVEHLAVFFYDDKCETCPQILEELETIDDDTDKHGIQFVKSNDVKLAHEIGIFAFPALVYYETGVPIMYDGNLKNENRVLQWLINQKNDECFYVGLGHDGGSARRGNNFAPNAYKPFQCCPTKLEKSTKVPKMTAQRIGHGDDDIASKRGGSSAGNFQFGPASASGGTGAPGKSAKAVHKMDKESKKPFRKIVKKNADDDDDDDDDRDDDDDEDDDEVAAPMGKVSYTTPRKSSSSAAKKSTGGNKQVASDKSYDSGKSSKKAKDGDKLNVKTGFYYLHKRLKNLYDLFQDISLWE from the exons ATGCGCGAAGCTGCGTCACCTGTGATAAAGTATTAGCGGAACTCGAAAAAATCGACGATGACACCGATTCATTTGGTGTCGACTTCGTAAAGATTAACGACAAACGACTAGCAAAGCAATacggaataaagaattttcCAGCACTCACGTACTTCAG GGAAAAAGAACCAATTATCTATGATGGCGATCTCATGGACGAGGAGGGCGTACTCGATTTCCTTACTTCCCTTGAGGCCATGGACCTGCCAGATCGCATTGAAGAGGTTAATGCAAAGATACTTTTAAAGATTATCGAGGATACTGATTTTGTAGCTGTTCTATTCT ACGACAAGGACCAGAAGAAATCGCAAAAGGTGCTCGCCGAACTGGAGAATATCGACGATGAATGCGATCAGAATGACATCGCTTTCGTCAAAATTGACGACGACAATGAGGCGAAGGAATGGGGTATCGATGAAATACCCTCAATTGTCTTCTTCGAACGTGGCATACCGCATATTTACGAAGGTGATTTGATGAAAGAAGATGAACTGCTGGGCTGGCTCGTACATCAGAAGCGCCACTCGGAGATCCCCGAAGTTACCGACGAGATGAAGGATAAGTTGGTTGAAAATACTGAACATTTGGCTGTtatttttt ATGACAAAGATGATAAACAAGACATTCGCGTACTCAACGAACTTGAGAATATCGACGATGAGCTTGAAAAAGAGGGCATCGTTATTGTACGTATTGACAATGCCGCCGAAGCTAAGGAATATGGATTAGATCACTTGCCTGCGCTCATATATTTCGAGAACAAAATACCAGCGCTCTACGAGGGCGATTTGATGAATGAAGACGAAGTATTGGAATGGCTGATTGTGCAAAAACGTACCGCCACAATTGAGGAGGTCACCGATGAAATACTCGTCGACTTAATCAACGATCATGAGTATGTAGTGGTATTCTTCACCGGTCCCTGTGAGccgggtgaaaaatgcgataagACACTGAATGCATTGGAGAGCATTGACGATGAACTGGATGAGGCGGGTATCATTTTTGTCACCACCGAAGATACAAACATCGCAAAGAAGCACAACATAAAGAGTTATCCACAACTGGTATTCTTCAGAAATCGCGATCCATTAGTATTTACAGGTGATTTAGATGACGAAGACGAGGTGCTGGCATGGATCACTGATGAAGACACGCTTGAAATACCCGGTAAAATTGAGGAAGTCAACACGAAAATGTTGGATAAAATACTTTCGGAGAACGATCACGTAGTGGTATTCTTTT accGTGAGGGTGATAAGCGGGCTCAAAAGATTTTGAATGAACTGGAGAATATCGATGATGAATGCGAAGAAAAGGATATAGATTTTGTCAAAACTTCCGACCCAGATGTTGATAAGGAATACGATTTGGCTAGTCTGCCAGCATTAGCATTTTATAGACACAAGTTCCGGACGATATATGATG GTGACCTTATGAAGGAGGAAGAAATTCTAGATTGGGTCATCGACCTCCATGAATCCACAGCTGACGTTATCGAATCTGTCGATCGCAAAACATTGCAAGTCTTAATTAATGACGTTGAACACTTGGCTGTATTTTTCT ATGACGACAAATGCGAAACTTGCCCACAAATCTTGGAGGAATTGGAAACCATTGATGATGACACCGACAAACATGGTATACAATTTGTCAAATCTAATGATGTGAAGTTGGCACATGAAATTGGAATCTTTGCATTCCCCGCCTTGGTATATTACGAAACAGGCGTTCCAATCATGTATGATG GTAATCTCAAAAATGAAAATCGTGTGTTGCAGTGGCTGATCAATCAAAAGA ATGACGAATGTTTCTATGTTGGATTGGGTCACGACGGAGGTTCAGCACGGCGTGGAAATAATTTTGCACCAAACGCATACAAACCATTCCAATGTTGTCCCACTAAACTGGAAAAGTCAACCAAAGTCCCCAAAATGACCGCACAGCGCATCGGCCACGGCGACGACGATATTGCAAGCAAGCGCGGCGGCAGCTCCGCAGGCAACTTTCAATTTGGACCGGCTTCAGCGAGCGGAGGGACTGGTGCACCCGGCAAATCGGCCAAAGCAGTTCATAAAATGGATAAGGAAAGCAAAAAACCATTCAGGAAAATTGTGAAGAAGAACGCcgatgatgatgacgacgacgacgatgatcgcgacgatgatgatgacgagGACGACGACGAAGTGGCTGCACCAATGGGCAAGGTCTCCTACACCACTCCCCGTAAATCTAGCAGCTCTGCAGCGAAGAAATCAACCGGCGGCAACAAGCAAGTGGCCAGCGATAAATCCTATGACAGTGGAAAATCGTCGAAAAAGGCTAAGGATGGCGACAAATTGAATGTGAAGACCG GCttttattatttgcataaaCGACTAAAAAATCTATATGACCTTTTTCAGGATATCTCTCTATGGGAATAA
- the LOC105221368 gene encoding uncharacterized protein LOC105221368 isoform X9, with protein sequence MTFSRKKVLTLCVCTLLALISFPGYVDCANKKGSQAAAAPPPAPIEPEAVIEEVNAKQLEKLLTDKDYVAVFWYARSCVTCDKVLAELEKIDDDTDSFGVDFVKINDKRLAKQYGIKNFPALTYFREKEPIIYDGDLMDEEGVLDFLTSLEAMDLPDRIEEVNAKILLKIIEDTDFVAVLFCPDHATCPPRVMDKPQCRKCAKALQELENIDDEADQLGIGFVKIHDEALAEEYNLGNLPVLVYYRHQTPIIYEGELSREEDVLEWLVQNKSTGDEDDVIEDVTAKTLSTLISNIDNLVVLFYDHGNDDSMTVLEELEQIDDDCDKHGIQFVKIDDPKAAAEYGIDMIPAIVYFEKQIPNIYDGDLMAEEQILHWLVGQLEHDEIEDVTDEMLDKMVKEGRVMAVLFYDNNDKKSQKVLEELENIDDECDALGITFVKIDNPEEAIEYGINKVPKLIYFEKGIPTIYEGNLEDEEKLLKWLEEQTTSDQIEDITDEMLDLIIEKMPYVAVLYYDKDQKKSQKVLAELENIDDECDQNDIAFVKIDDDNEAKEWGIDEIPSIVFFERGIPHIYEGDLMKEDELLGWLVHQKRHSEIPEVTDEMKDKLVENTEHLAVIFYDKDDKQDIRVLNELENIDDELEKEGIVIVRIDNAAEAKEYGLDHLPALIYFENKIPALYEGDLMNEDEVLEWLIVQKRTATIEEVTDEILVDLINDHEYVVVFFTGPCEPGEKCDKTLNALESIDDELDEAGIIFVTTEDTNIAKKHNIKSYPQLVFFRNRDPLVFTGDLDDEDEVLAWITDEDTLEIPGKIEEVNTKMLDKILSENDHVVVFFYREGDKRAQKILNELENIDDECEEKDIDFVKTSDPDVDKEYDLASLPALAFYRHKFRTIYDGDLMKEEEILDWVIDLHESTADVIESVDRKTLQVLINDVEHLAVFFYDDKCETCPQILEELETIDDDTDKHGIQFVKSNDVKLAHEIGIFAFPALVYYETGVPIMYDGNLKNENRVLQWLINQKSEDDDDDDDDDDDDDEDEDDDEDDDEIDRKIKPRFATRRRYIDIDNDDDDNDNDDDDDDDDDDDDDDDDDDDDDDNDDDDDDDDDDDDDDEVTKLVYPKTDRSKEEQLKRLKKNIRRQHKADDDDDDDDDDDDVEQNDANDKTRKKYKLIKRRIAYDEDDEDDESRDENENDDGDEDNDDDYDNDDEPNMRVRYRKPGSRRLRFKKIVFKSRLMETDDDNDDDDDDDDDEDEDEDEDEDEDEDEDEDEDEDEDEDEDEDEDEEEDEYEDEGEDEDEGEDEDEDEADDDNDDDEDGDEDENQAYKNKKYNTKSQRKYRHRKSKNNGDDNDADDTIVKDRSKKTYKYTKPNINKKDKNRNDNDGDDDHDDDGEDNKGSRKSHKSINPHKIHQANELSNKRFLDKLDDECFYVGLGHDGGSARRGNNFAPNAYKPFQCCPTKLEKSTKVPKMTAQRIGHGDDDIASKRGGSSAGNFQFGPASASGGTGAPGKSAKAVHKMDKESKKPFRKIVKKNADDDDDDDDDRDDDDDEDDDEVAAPMGKVSYTTPRKSSSSAAKKSTGGNKQVASDKSYDSGKSSKKAKDGDKLNVKTGFYYLHKRLKNLYDLFQDISLWE encoded by the exons ATGCGCGAAGCTGCGTCACCTGTGATAAAGTATTAGCGGAACTCGAAAAAATCGACGATGACACCGATTCATTTGGTGTCGACTTCGTAAAGATTAACGACAAACGACTAGCAAAGCAATacggaataaagaattttcCAGCACTCACGTACTTCAG GGAAAAAGAACCAATTATCTATGATGGCGATCTCATGGACGAGGAGGGCGTACTCGATTTCCTTACTTCCCTTGAGGCCATGGACCTGCCAGATCGCATTGAAGAGGTTAATGCAAAGATACTTTTAAAGATTATCGAGGATACTGATTTTGTAGCTGTTCTATTCT GTCCCGACCATGCCACGTGTCCGCCTAGGGTGATGG ATAAGCCGCAATGTCGCAAATGTGCTAAGGCCTTGCAAGAACTGGAAAATATCGACGACGAAGCAGATCAATTGGGCATCGGTTTTGTCAAAATTCACGATGAAGCATTGGCCGAGGAATACAATTTGGGCAATCTTCCAGTTTTGGTCTACTATCGCCACCAGACACCAATCATATACGAAG GTGAATTGTCACGTGAGGAGGACGTCTTAGAATGGCTGGTGCAAAATAAATCGACCGGCGATGAGGATGACGTCATAGAAGATGTTACGGCTAAGACGCTATCCACACTAATCAGCAATATCGATAACCTGGTTGTATTATTCT ATGATCATGGTAATGATGATTCAATGACTGTATTGGAAGAGCTAGAACAAATTGACGACGACTGCGACAAACACGGTAttcaatttgttaaaattgACGACCCAAAAGCTGCAGCCGAATATGGAATCGACATG ATTCCGGCAATAGtttatttcgaaaaacaaattccaaatatttatgaCGGTGATCTCATGGCTGAGGAGCAGATACTGCATTGGCTGGTGGGACAATTGGAGCATGACGAAATCGAGGATGTCACCGATGAAATGCTCGATAAGATGGTGAAGGAAGGCCGCGTTATGGCAGTGTTATTCT ATGATAACAATGACAAAAAGTCACAGAAAGTACTCGAAGAGTTGGAGAATATCGACGATGAATGCGACGCATTGGGTATAACTTTTGTGAAAATCGACAATCCTGAAGAGGCCATCGAATACGGCATAAACAAAGTTCCTAAACTAATTTACTTTGAAAAAGGCATTCCAACCATTTACGAAGGCAATCTTGAGGATGAGGAGAAATTGCTGAAATGGCTCGAGGAGCAAACAACCTCCGATCAAATTGAGGATATAACCGACGAGATGTTGGATTTGATAATTGAAAAGATGCCTTATGTCGCTGTGCTCTACT ACGACAAGGACCAGAAGAAATCGCAAAAGGTGCTCGCCGAACTGGAGAATATCGACGATGAATGCGATCAGAATGACATCGCTTTCGTCAAAATTGACGACGACAATGAGGCGAAGGAATGGGGTATCGATGAAATACCCTCAATTGTCTTCTTCGAACGTGGCATACCGCATATTTACGAAGGTGATTTGATGAAAGAAGATGAACTGCTGGGCTGGCTCGTACATCAGAAGCGCCACTCGGAGATCCCCGAAGTTACCGACGAGATGAAGGATAAGTTGGTTGAAAATACTGAACATTTGGCTGTtatttttt ATGACAAAGATGATAAACAAGACATTCGCGTACTCAACGAACTTGAGAATATCGACGATGAGCTTGAAAAAGAGGGCATCGTTATTGTACGTATTGACAATGCCGCCGAAGCTAAGGAATATGGATTAGATCACTTGCCTGCGCTCATATATTTCGAGAACAAAATACCAGCGCTCTACGAGGGCGATTTGATGAATGAAGACGAAGTATTGGAATGGCTGATTGTGCAAAAACGTACCGCCACAATTGAGGAGGTCACCGATGAAATACTCGTCGACTTAATCAACGATCATGAGTATGTAGTGGTATTCTTCACCGGTCCCTGTGAGccgggtgaaaaatgcgataagACACTGAATGCATTGGAGAGCATTGACGATGAACTGGATGAGGCGGGTATCATTTTTGTCACCACCGAAGATACAAACATCGCAAAGAAGCACAACATAAAGAGTTATCCACAACTGGTATTCTTCAGAAATCGCGATCCATTAGTATTTACAGGTGATTTAGATGACGAAGACGAGGTGCTGGCATGGATCACTGATGAAGACACGCTTGAAATACCCGGTAAAATTGAGGAAGTCAACACGAAAATGTTGGATAAAATACTTTCGGAGAACGATCACGTAGTGGTATTCTTTT accGTGAGGGTGATAAGCGGGCTCAAAAGATTTTGAATGAACTGGAGAATATCGATGATGAATGCGAAGAAAAGGATATAGATTTTGTCAAAACTTCCGACCCAGATGTTGATAAGGAATACGATTTGGCTAGTCTGCCAGCATTAGCATTTTATAGACACAAGTTCCGGACGATATATGATG GTGACCTTATGAAGGAGGAAGAAATTCTAGATTGGGTCATCGACCTCCATGAATCCACAGCTGACGTTATCGAATCTGTCGATCGCAAAACATTGCAAGTCTTAATTAATGACGTTGAACACTTGGCTGTATTTTTCT ATGACGACAAATGCGAAACTTGCCCACAAATCTTGGAGGAATTGGAAACCATTGATGATGACACCGACAAACATGGTATACAATTTGTCAAATCTAATGATGTGAAGTTGGCACATGAAATTGGAATCTTTGCATTCCCCGCCTTGGTATATTACGAAACAGGCGTTCCAATCATGTATGATG GTAATCTCAAAAATGAAAATCGTGTGTTGCAGTGGCTGATCAATCAAAAGA gtgaagatgatgatgatgatgatgatgatgatgatgatgatgatgaggatgAGGATGATGATGAGGATGATGACGAAATTGACAGAAAAATAAAACCGAGATTCGCCACAAGACGAAGGTACATCGATATAGACAATGACGATGACGATAACGATaacgatgacgatgacgatgacgatgacgatgacgatgacgatgacgatgacgatgacgatgacgatgacaatgacgatgacgacgacgatgacgatgacgatgatgatgatgatgaagtcACCAAGCTAGTTTACCCCAAAACGGATAGAAGTAAAGAAGAACAACTCaaacgattaaaaaaaaatattaggagACAACATAAAgctgatgacgatgatgatgatgatgatgatgatgacgatgttGAACAGAATGACGCTAATGACAAAACTAGAAAGAAATATAAACTGATCAAGCGTAGAATTGCATATGACGAAGATGATGAAGATGATGAATCCCGTGATGAAAACGAAAATGATGATGGGGATGAAGATAATGACGATGACTATGATAATGACGATGAACCAAATATGCGCGTGCGATATCGAAAGCCAGGTTCAAGAAgattaagatttaaaaaaattgtatttaaaagtcGTTTAATGGAAACAGATGATGATAATGacgatgatgacgatgatgatgatgatgaagatgaagatgaagatgaagatgaagatgaagatgaagatgaagatgaagatgaagatgaagatgaagatgaagatgaagatgaagatgaagatgaagaagaagatgaaTATGAAGATGAAggtgaagatgaagatgaaggtgaagatgaagatgaagatgaagctgACGATgacaatgatgatgatgaagatggCGACGAAGATGAAAATCAagcttacaaaaataaaaaatataacacaaagtcacaaagaaaatatcgacatcgaaaatcgaagaataaTGGGGATGATAACGATGCTGATGATACCATAGTAAAAGATCGtagtaaaaaaacatataaatatacgaaacctaatataaacaaaaaagacaaaaacagaAATGACAACGACGGAGATGACGATCATGATGATGATGGGGAAGACAATAAAGGTTCTCGAAAATCGCACAAGTCAATAAATCCTCACAAAATTCATCAAGCTAATGAGCTTTCCAACAAACGTTTCTTAGATAAGTTAG ATGACGAATGTTTCTATGTTGGATTGGGTCACGACGGAGGTTCAGCACGGCGTGGAAATAATTTTGCACCAAACGCATACAAACCATTCCAATGTTGTCCCACTAAACTGGAAAAGTCAACCAAAGTCCCCAAAATGACCGCACAGCGCATCGGCCACGGCGACGACGATATTGCAAGCAAGCGCGGCGGCAGCTCCGCAGGCAACTTTCAATTTGGACCGGCTTCAGCGAGCGGAGGGACTGGTGCACCCGGCAAATCGGCCAAAGCAGTTCATAAAATGGATAAGGAAAGCAAAAAACCATTCAGGAAAATTGTGAAGAAGAACGCcgatgatgatgacgacgacgacgatgatcgcgacgatgatgatgacgagGACGACGACGAAGTGGCTGCACCAATGGGCAAGGTCTCCTACACCACTCCCCGTAAATCTAGCAGCTCTGCAGCGAAGAAATCAACCGGCGGCAACAAGCAAGTGGCCAGCGATAAATCCTATGACAGTGGAAAATCGTCGAAAAAGGCTAAGGATGGCGACAAATTGAATGTGAAGACCG GCttttattatttgcataaaCGACTAAAAAATCTATATGACCTTTTTCAGGATATCTCTCTATGGGAATAA